One Novosphingobium sp. G106 DNA segment encodes these proteins:
- a CDS encoding LLM class flavin-dependent oxidoreductase, with translation MSSTKRQLALAVFLTRHGHHPGAWRQPGSAAAGKPDFGYWADLVRTAERGKLDAAFFADFVGQSGDRTKGIERRHAFLDFEPLTAIAALASITSRIGLVATVNTNFEQPYSLARRFASLEYISNGRTGWNIVSSLADGAARSYGLDDRYSHDERYARADEFVALSKALWDSWDDDAFEGADKDSGVYLKADKVYPVHHEGPYLHADTILDMPRPVQGYPVFAQAGNSDTGRDFAARHAEMIYAAAQFIEEAQSFYADVKGRVVKYGRDPDTLKVMPGLSFAIGSSLQEAQDKFGALEDKVDFSGDLNLMGHDVSAYPLDGPLPDLPEPENGKGRWRQLTALARRENLTIRQLFLRFNAVRGHRVVLGTPADIADQIQDWFERDAADGFNLIPPLLPSSLTEFVDLVVPELQRRGLFRQDYEGTTLREHLGLPRPANPNTVHTPELEEA, from the coding sequence ATGAGCAGCACCAAGCGGCAGCTCGCGCTCGCCGTGTTCCTGACGCGCCATGGCCACCACCCGGGGGCCTGGCGCCAGCCGGGCTCGGCCGCAGCGGGCAAGCCCGACTTCGGCTATTGGGCCGACCTCGTCCGCACGGCCGAGCGTGGCAAGCTCGACGCCGCCTTCTTCGCCGACTTCGTCGGCCAGAGCGGCGATCGCACCAAGGGTATCGAGCGGCGCCATGCCTTCCTCGATTTCGAGCCGCTCACGGCAATCGCCGCGCTGGCGAGCATCACCAGCCGCATCGGCCTGGTGGCAACGGTGAACACCAATTTCGAGCAACCCTATTCGCTCGCGCGCCGCTTCGCCTCGCTCGAGTACATCTCGAACGGGCGAACCGGATGGAACATCGTCTCCTCCCTCGCCGATGGTGCAGCTCGAAGCTACGGCCTCGACGACCGCTATAGCCACGACGAGCGCTATGCCCGTGCCGACGAGTTCGTCGCGCTGTCGAAGGCGCTCTGGGACAGCTGGGACGACGACGCCTTCGAAGGCGCCGACAAGGACAGCGGCGTCTATCTGAAGGCCGACAAGGTGTACCCGGTGCACCACGAAGGCCCCTATCTCCACGCCGACACGATCCTCGACATGCCGCGCCCGGTGCAGGGCTATCCGGTCTTCGCCCAGGCCGGCAATTCGGACACCGGCCGCGACTTCGCCGCCAGGCACGCCGAGATGATCTACGCCGCGGCGCAGTTCATCGAAGAGGCGCAGAGCTTCTATGCCGACGTCAAAGGCCGCGTGGTGAAATACGGCCGCGATCCCGATACGCTGAAGGTCATGCCCGGCCTGTCCTTCGCAATCGGATCGAGCCTGCAGGAGGCTCAGGACAAGTTCGGCGCTCTGGAGGACAAGGTAGACTTCTCGGGCGATCTCAACCTGATGGGCCACGATGTTTCGGCCTATCCGCTCGACGGCCCACTGCCCGACCTACCCGAACCCGAGAACGGCAAGGGCCGCTGGCGCCAGCTGACCGCGCTCGCCCGGCGCGAGAACCTGACAATCCGCCAGCTGTTCCTGCGCTTCAATGCTGTGCGCGGTCACCGCGTGGTGCTGGGCACGCCCGCCGACATCGCCGACCAGATCCAGGACTGGTTCGAGCGCGACGCCGCCGACGGGTTCAACCTGATCCCGCCGCTGCTGCCGAGTTCGCTGACCGAGTTCGTCGACCTCGTCGTGCCGGAGCTCCAACGCCGCGGCCTGTTCCGCCAGGACTACGAAGGCACGACCCTGCGCGAGCATCTCGGCCTGCCGCGTCCCGCCAATCCCAACACCGTGCACACGCCCGAACTCGAAGAGGCCTGA
- a CDS encoding ABC transporter substrate-binding protein, translating into MSEPLDTLWYTRCPVPTGLGIAIQHGWLEEAFRKQGTKLGSLLESNDFATRESHFSHTVQNSVRHGGNIPAISARARGRDTRVIGLSWADETQLILARPESGIESVKDLKGRRFGLPNWKSVEIDFSRAQAIRGLENALRLEGLEVSDVELVDQDIETHYSEGRAEQVAGTLAWGGRSTDRARANNLELIALLRGEVDAIFLKGASGAQIAHQFGLTTVIDTGAHPDPLVRSNNGTPRTLAVDGHLIDNHFDAAVTIVEQVLRAEAWAQQNPSEVRRFLARETNASEYWVSVAYGEDAHKRLKTDLSEQSLTAIQDFTNFLHRWGFIPQSFDVNDWADARPLEAARERVLAAA; encoded by the coding sequence ATGTCCGAACCGCTCGACACCCTGTGGTACACACGCTGCCCAGTTCCCACCGGCCTTGGCATCGCCATCCAACACGGCTGGCTCGAGGAGGCCTTCCGCAAGCAGGGCACCAAGCTCGGCTCGCTGCTCGAATCCAACGACTTCGCCACGCGCGAATCGCACTTCAGCCACACGGTTCAGAACTCGGTACGCCACGGCGGCAACATCCCGGCCATCAGCGCCCGGGCGCGCGGCCGCGACACGCGGGTTATCGGCCTGTCCTGGGCCGACGAGACCCAGTTGATCCTGGCGAGGCCGGAAAGCGGCATCGAGTCCGTCAAGGACCTCAAGGGCCGCCGATTCGGCCTGCCCAACTGGAAGAGCGTCGAGATCGACTTCTCGCGCGCCCAAGCGATCCGCGGGCTCGAGAACGCGCTGCGTCTGGAGGGGCTGGAAGTTTCCGACGTCGAACTCGTCGATCAGGACATCGAGACCCATTACAGCGAAGGCCGCGCCGAACAGGTTGCCGGCACGCTGGCCTGGGGCGGCCGTAGCACCGACCGGGCGCGCGCCAACAACCTGGAGCTCATCGCCCTGCTCCGCGGTGAGGTCGACGCGATCTTCCTCAAGGGTGCCTCCGGCGCGCAGATCGCCCACCAGTTCGGCCTGACGACGGTGATCGACACCGGCGCCCATCCCGACCCGCTGGTCCGCTCGAACAATGGCACGCCGCGCACTCTGGCGGTCGACGGGCACCTGATCGACAACCACTTCGACGCCGCGGTGACGATCGTCGAGCAGGTCCTGCGCGCCGAGGCCTGGGCGCAGCAGAACCCTTCCGAAGTCCGCCGATTCCTCGCTCGCGAGACGAACGCGAGCGAATACTGGGTCTCGGTAGCCTACGGCGAGGATGCCCATAAGCGGCTGAAGACCGATCTCTCCGAGCAGTCGCTGACCGCCATCCAGGACTTCACCAACTTCCTGCACCGCTGGGGCTTCATCCCGCAAAGCTTCGACGTGAACGACTGGGCGGATGCGCGTCCGCTCGAGGCGGCGCGCGAGCGGGTCCTGGCTGCCGCCTAG
- a CDS encoding ABC transporter transmembrane domain-containing protein — protein MLAVPEETQARPTGGSGFRAWLARSPLLRCLAIYREMPGRFILTAVLFAAVNVALVGQQVLVGHAVQEAGSGRLVAAGADGGLDYSRVWFWAAVLLGLSLARSVTQYGAGLLSLTIGQELLTTLRQRILVQIQRLDLSYHWSHGVGEMVTRMTRDADKVRDALINFWRQMFETGLVVAISTGVLIWYSPLLGLVPPGAAADRHRAAVAPGRHPRRARSADRRRL, from the coding sequence ATGCTTGCGGTTCCCGAAGAGACGCAGGCTAGACCGACGGGCGGGTCGGGCTTCCGAGCCTGGCTCGCGCGCAGCCCGTTGCTGCGCTGCCTGGCGATCTATCGGGAGATGCCGGGGCGCTTCATCCTGACCGCAGTGCTGTTTGCGGCGGTCAACGTCGCGCTCGTCGGCCAGCAGGTGCTGGTCGGCCATGCCGTGCAGGAGGCAGGCTCCGGCCGCCTCGTCGCGGCGGGTGCAGACGGTGGGCTTGACTACAGCCGCGTCTGGTTCTGGGCCGCCGTGCTGCTCGGACTGTCGCTCGCGCGGTCGGTAACGCAGTACGGCGCAGGCCTCCTCTCGCTCACCATCGGCCAGGAACTGCTCACCACCCTGCGCCAACGCATTCTAGTGCAGATTCAGCGGCTCGATCTGTCCTATCACTGGAGCCACGGCGTCGGCGAGATGGTGACGCGGATGACGCGCGATGCGGACAAGGTGCGCGATGCGCTGATCAACTTCTGGCGGCAGATGTTCGAGACGGGCCTCGTGGTCGCAATCTCGACCGGTGTGCTGATCTGGTATTCGCCGCTGCTCGGCCTCGTTCCCCCTGGCGCTGCTGCTGACCGGCATCGCGCTGCTGTGGCGCCAGGCCGACACCCTCGTCGCGCTCGATCGGCGGATCGGCGCCGCCTATGA
- a CDS encoding ABC transporter ATP-binding protein, with the protein MKAFGLGQARSVRFTAHVDTFRREARAAILHAARSVPLPQTVIALGHAWVLGYGAWLITQGELGVGALVAAMLVVNTLVLRIEGIGRLLQVIADARSSAGRIWEVLDAEPGIVPGRGRLPEGPLGIRFESVSASPLGDGGIVLHELDLTIQPGEIVALVGPTGSGKSILTGLLPRLIEADHGAVKIGSDEIGWHDVRGLELSDLRRRVHVLPQESFLFSDTLAANLRLTAPDADEEALHQALDRAAAGEVFARLAEGFETKLGDRGVTLSGGQRQRICLARALLADADVLVLDDATSALDAVTERRAIENVRTLRRTGDKPVTMLIVSSRLSTILAADRVLVLAQGRIVAGGTHEELAADNASYRALMGI; encoded by the coding sequence ATCAAGGCCTTCGGCCTGGGCCAGGCACGCAGCGTGCGTTTCACGGCGCATGTCGACACCTTCCGCAGGGAGGCGCGGGCTGCGATCCTTCATGCCGCCCGCAGCGTGCCCTTGCCCCAGACCGTCATTGCGCTCGGCCATGCCTGGGTGCTCGGCTACGGCGCGTGGTTGATCACGCAGGGCGAACTCGGCGTCGGTGCGCTCGTCGCTGCGATGCTGGTGGTGAACACGCTTGTGCTGCGGATCGAAGGCATCGGCCGCCTGCTCCAGGTCATCGCCGACGCGCGCAGCTCGGCCGGGCGCATCTGGGAAGTTCTGGACGCCGAGCCTGGCATCGTCCCGGGCCGAGGCCGCTTGCCCGAAGGACCGCTCGGCATCCGCTTCGAAAGCGTCTCGGCTTCTCCGCTTGGCGACGGCGGGATAGTCCTGCACGAGCTCGACCTCACCATCCAGCCTGGCGAGATCGTCGCGCTGGTCGGGCCGACGGGCTCGGGCAAGTCGATCCTGACCGGCCTCCTCCCCCGCCTGATCGAGGCGGATCACGGCGCGGTCAAAATCGGCTCCGACGAGATCGGCTGGCACGACGTGCGCGGCCTCGAACTGTCGGACCTGCGCCGCCGGGTCCATGTTCTGCCGCAGGAGAGCTTCCTGTTCTCCGACACTCTGGCCGCTAACCTGCGCCTGACAGCACCCGATGCAGACGAGGAAGCCCTGCACCAGGCGCTCGATCGCGCCGCGGCGGGCGAGGTCTTCGCGCGGCTTGCCGAGGGTTTCGAGACCAAGCTCGGCGACCGCGGCGTCACGCTTTCGGGCGGGCAGCGCCAGCGCATCTGCTTGGCCCGCGCGCTGCTGGCGGATGCCGACGTGCTCGTACTCGACGACGCGACCAGCGCACTCGACGCCGTTACTGAGCGCCGCGCGATCGAGAACGTCCGCACGCTCCGCCGTACTGGCGACAAGCCCGTCACGATGCTGATTGTATCGAGCCGGCTCTCGACCATTCTCGCGGCGGACCGCGTACTGGTTCTCGCGCAGGGCCGGATCGTCGCGGGCGGCACGCATGAAGAACTGGCGGCGGACAACGCTTCCTATCGCGCCTTGATGGGGATCTGA